A stretch of Triticum aestivum cultivar Chinese Spring chromosome 1D, IWGSC CS RefSeq v2.1, whole genome shotgun sequence DNA encodes these proteins:
- the LOC123182929 gene encoding polyubiquitin isoform X2 codes for MSSGGGGDDAGDGGRAEWQRIYDRVQALAAGRARLEARNRTQHEFWDARDKINHSRLHQAELSRSRWEAACREVLPGDDPKLAELLESDLEDSRTCEALLDTENSELLVQLKEELHENTADHEHNSGDLISELRKLKQVYETRCSNKDKEATEAVQKFQQKLEELHVAACKKDDEIGRLQAEASASTNKILVLEGKLNEMHSLDKANDIQSLKVGQPETHKHKLAFLSTMKITVRVHNGMSRCHALEVVESDLIYNVKAKLKAKVLFIDDAIIEYDNKPLADSCALKELHIQEGGQFEARYPNLIFVRSLTGKTMRFLIDDHFSDTIIYSLKEKIADEIGFSPDVQLLVYGGKQPKDDCTFADCHIQHGSILYVSVRLLGSLRQIFVRTLTGKKLSFLIDGHFSDTTIYSLKEKIAGEIGVASSQMSSASSVLGRSWRTTAPLLTTR; via the exons atgagcagcggcggcggcggcgacgacgcgggGGACGGCGGGCGGGCCGAGTGGCAGCGCATCTACGACCGGGTCCAGGCGCTCGCCGCCGGCCGCGCGCGGCTGGAGGCGCGCAACAGGACCCAGCACGAGTTCTGGGACGCCCGCGACAAGATCAACCACTCCCGCCTCcaccag GCGGAGCTGAGCAGGAGCAGGTGGGAGGCGGCCTGCAGGGAGGTGCTCCCTGGGGATGATCCCAAGCTCGCCG AACTGCTAGAGAGTGATTTGGAGGATTCAAGAACTTGTGAAGCTCTTTTGGACACCGAAAACTCAGAACTGCTG GTACAACTGAAGGAAGAGCTTCATGAAAACACTGCAGATCATGAGCACAATTCCGGAGATTTAATATCAGAGCTAAGAAAGTTAAAGCAGGTCTATGAGACCAGATGCTCGAATAAGGATAAGGAAGCTACTGAAGCAGTGCAGAAATTTCAACAGAAGTTAGAGGAGCTGCACGTGGCAGCCTGTAAGAAGGATGATGAGATTGGAAGATTGCAGGCAGAAGCTTCTGCATCCACAAATAAGATACTGGTTCTTGAGGGCAAGCTAAATGAGATGCACTCCTTGGATAAGGCGAATGATATCCAGAGCCTCAAAGTTGGGCAACCTGAGACTCATAAACACAAGCTTGCCTTCTTATCAACT ATGAAGATTACTGTCAGGGTACACAATGGCATGAGCAGGTGTCACGCTCTTGAGGTCGTGGAATCAGATTTGATTTACAATGTGAAGGCTAAGTTGAAGGCGAAGGTCTTGTTTATAGACGATGCCATAATAGAGTACGACAATAAGCCGCTGGCGGACAGCTGTGCCCTGAAGGAGCTGCACATCCAGGAGGGGGGCCAATTTGAAGCCCGATATCCAAATCTGATCTTTGTGAGGAGTCTTACTGGAAAAACAATGCGGTTTTTGATTGATGATCACTTTTCAGACACTATCATATACAGTCTAAAGGAGAAGATAGCCGATGAAATCGGATTTTCCCCAGATGTGCAGCTCCTCGTCTATGGTGGGAAGCAGCCGAAGGACGACTGCACCTTTGCTGACTGCCACATACAGCATGGGTCTATCCTTTATGTTTCTGTGAGACTCCTAGGTTCCCTGCGTCAGATCTTTGTCAGGACACTGACTGGCAAGAAGCTGAGTTTTTTGATTGATGGTCACTTTTCAGACACCACCATATACAGTCTAAAGGAGAAGATAGCCGGTGAAATCGGAGTTGCCTCATCCCAGATGAGCAGTGCCTCATCCGTGCTGGGACGCAGCTGGAGGACGACCGCACCTTTGCTGACTACGAGATAA
- the LOC123182929 gene encoding CAP-Gly domain-containing linker protein 1 isoform X3: MSSGGGGDDAGDGGRAEWQRIYDRVQALAAGRARLEARNRTQHEFWDARDKINHSRLHQAELSRSRWEAACREVLPGDDPKLAELLESDLEDSRTCEALLDTENSELLVQLKEELHENTADHEHNSGDLISELRKLKQVYETRCSNKDKEATEAVQKFQQKLEELHVAACKKDDEIGRLQAEASASTNKILVLEGKLNEMHSLDKANDIQSLKVGQPETHKHKLAFLSTIQSEEAGNSLEIIQENADHGAIAGDFRAELRKLKQAYETLSSNKDKEISAALAVEDFLLNKLLRMDKDNAGLLKIKEVEAAQANEAAQKLQQTVEELQVAVRNKDDEIGTLRAEVGHLKIKQVEAAQKLQQNVEELQVAVLNKDNKIGRLQAEAGILNIKEVESVQKLQQNVDVLQVELRNKDDGNCRLQAEAANPEKKDEDYCQGTQWHEQVSRS; encoded by the exons atgagcagcggcggcggcggcgacgacgcgggGGACGGCGGGCGGGCCGAGTGGCAGCGCATCTACGACCGGGTCCAGGCGCTCGCCGCCGGCCGCGCGCGGCTGGAGGCGCGCAACAGGACCCAGCACGAGTTCTGGGACGCCCGCGACAAGATCAACCACTCCCGCCTCcaccag GCGGAGCTGAGCAGGAGCAGGTGGGAGGCGGCCTGCAGGGAGGTGCTCCCTGGGGATGATCCCAAGCTCGCCG AACTGCTAGAGAGTGATTTGGAGGATTCAAGAACTTGTGAAGCTCTTTTGGACACCGAAAACTCAGAACTGCTG GTACAACTGAAGGAAGAGCTTCATGAAAACACTGCAGATCATGAGCACAATTCCGGAGATTTAATATCAGAGCTAAGAAAGTTAAAGCAGGTCTATGAGACCAGATGCTCGAATAAGGATAAGGAAGCTACTGAAGCAGTGCAGAAATTTCAACAGAAGTTAGAGGAGCTGCACGTGGCAGCCTGTAAGAAGGATGATGAGATTGGAAGATTGCAGGCAGAAGCTTCTGCATCCACAAATAAGATACTGGTTCTTGAGGGCAAGCTAAATGAGATGCACTCCTTGGATAAGGCGAATGATATCCAGAGCCTCAAAGTTGGGCAACCTGAGACTCATAAACACAAGCTTGCCTTCTTATCAACT ATACAATCCGAGGAAGCTGGAAATAGTCTAGAGATTATTCAAGAGAATGCAGATCATGGGGCCATCGCAGGAGATTTTAGAGCAGAGCTAAGAAAACTGAAGCAAGCTTATGAAACCCTTAGCTCAAACAAGGATAAGGAAATTTCTGCAGCACTTGCAGTGGAGGATTTTCTTTTGAACAAACTGCTGAGAATGGACAAGGACAACGCAGGGCTCCTTAAGATAAAGGAAGTGGAGGCAGCACAAGCTAACGAAGCAGCACAAAAGCTTCAACAGACTGTAGAGGAGCTGCAAGTGGCTGTCCGAAATAAAGATGATGAGATTGGCACATTGCGAGCAGAAGTGGGGCACCTTAAGATAAAACAAGTGGAGGCAGCACAAAAGCTTCAGCAGAATGTAGAGGAACTGCAAGTGGCAGTCCTAAATAAGGATAACAAGATTGGCAGATTGCAAGCAGAAGCGGGGATCCTTAACATAAAAGAAGTGGAGTCAGTACAAAAGCTTCAGCAGAATGTAGATGTGCTGCAAGTAGAATTACGAAATAAGGACGATGGAAACTGTAGATTGCAAGCAGAAGCTGCTAATCCAGAAAAAAAAG ATGAAGATTACTGTCAGGGTACACAATGGCATGAGCAGGTGTCACGCTCTTGA
- the LOC123182929 gene encoding CAP-Gly domain-containing linker protein 1 isoform X4: protein MSSGGGGDDAGDGGRAEWQRIYDRVQALAAGRARLEARNRTQHEFWDARDKINHSRLHQAELSRSRWEAACREVLPGDDPKLAELLESDLEDSRTCEALLDTENSELLVQLKEELHENTADHEHNSGDLISELRKLKQVYETRCSNKDKEATEAVQKFQQKLEELHVAACKKDDEIGRLQAEASASTNKILVLEGKLNEMHSLDKANDIQSLKVGQPETHKHKLAFLSTIQSEEAGNSLEIIQENADHGAIAGDFRAELRKLKQAYETLSSNKDKEISAALAVEDFLLNKLLRMDKDNAGLLKIKEVEAAQANEAAQKLQQTVEELQVAVRNKDDEIGTLRAEVGHLKIKQVEAAQKLQQNVEELQVAVLNKDNKIGRLQAEAGILNIKEVESVQKLQQNVDVLQVELRNKDDGNCRLQAEAANPEKKDEFKG, encoded by the exons atgagcagcggcggcggcggcgacgacgcgggGGACGGCGGGCGGGCCGAGTGGCAGCGCATCTACGACCGGGTCCAGGCGCTCGCCGCCGGCCGCGCGCGGCTGGAGGCGCGCAACAGGACCCAGCACGAGTTCTGGGACGCCCGCGACAAGATCAACCACTCCCGCCTCcaccag GCGGAGCTGAGCAGGAGCAGGTGGGAGGCGGCCTGCAGGGAGGTGCTCCCTGGGGATGATCCCAAGCTCGCCG AACTGCTAGAGAGTGATTTGGAGGATTCAAGAACTTGTGAAGCTCTTTTGGACACCGAAAACTCAGAACTGCTG GTACAACTGAAGGAAGAGCTTCATGAAAACACTGCAGATCATGAGCACAATTCCGGAGATTTAATATCAGAGCTAAGAAAGTTAAAGCAGGTCTATGAGACCAGATGCTCGAATAAGGATAAGGAAGCTACTGAAGCAGTGCAGAAATTTCAACAGAAGTTAGAGGAGCTGCACGTGGCAGCCTGTAAGAAGGATGATGAGATTGGAAGATTGCAGGCAGAAGCTTCTGCATCCACAAATAAGATACTGGTTCTTGAGGGCAAGCTAAATGAGATGCACTCCTTGGATAAGGCGAATGATATCCAGAGCCTCAAAGTTGGGCAACCTGAGACTCATAAACACAAGCTTGCCTTCTTATCAACT ATACAATCCGAGGAAGCTGGAAATAGTCTAGAGATTATTCAAGAGAATGCAGATCATGGGGCCATCGCAGGAGATTTTAGAGCAGAGCTAAGAAAACTGAAGCAAGCTTATGAAACCCTTAGCTCAAACAAGGATAAGGAAATTTCTGCAGCACTTGCAGTGGAGGATTTTCTTTTGAACAAACTGCTGAGAATGGACAAGGACAACGCAGGGCTCCTTAAGATAAAGGAAGTGGAGGCAGCACAAGCTAACGAAGCAGCACAAAAGCTTCAACAGACTGTAGAGGAGCTGCAAGTGGCTGTCCGAAATAAAGATGATGAGATTGGCACATTGCGAGCAGAAGTGGGGCACCTTAAGATAAAACAAGTGGAGGCAGCACAAAAGCTTCAGCAGAATGTAGAGGAACTGCAAGTGGCAGTCCTAAATAAGGATAACAAGATTGGCAGATTGCAAGCAGAAGCGGGGATCCTTAACATAAAAGAAGTGGAGTCAGTACAAAAGCTTCAGCAGAATGTAGATGTGCTGCAAGTAGAATTACGAAATAAGGACGATGGAAACTGTAGATTGCAAGCAGAAGCTGCTAATCCAGAAAAAAAAG ATGAATTTAAGGGATGA
- the LOC123182929 gene encoding CAP-Gly domain-containing linker protein 1 isoform X1 — MSSGGGGDDAGDGGRAEWQRIYDRVQALAAGRARLEARNRTQHEFWDARDKINHSRLHQAELSRSRWEAACREVLPGDDPKLAELLESDLEDSRTCEALLDTENSELLVQLKEELHENTADHEHNSGDLISELRKLKQVYETRCSNKDKEATEAVQKFQQKLEELHVAACKKDDEIGRLQAEASASTNKILVLEGKLNEMHSLDKANDIQSLKVGQPETHKHKLAFLSTIQSEEAGNSLEIIQENADHGAIAGDFRAELRKLKQAYETLSSNKDKEISAALAVEDFLLNKLLRMDKDNAGLLKIKEVEAAQANEAAQKLQQTVEELQVAVRNKDDEIGTLRAEVGHLKIKQVEAAQKLQQNVEELQVAVLNKDNKIGRLQAEAGILNIKEVESVQKLQQNVDVLQVELRNKDDGNCRLQAEAANPEKKGTVYNLIVTIIKCSSDQNSLTI; from the exons atgagcagcggcggcggcggcgacgacgcgggGGACGGCGGGCGGGCCGAGTGGCAGCGCATCTACGACCGGGTCCAGGCGCTCGCCGCCGGCCGCGCGCGGCTGGAGGCGCGCAACAGGACCCAGCACGAGTTCTGGGACGCCCGCGACAAGATCAACCACTCCCGCCTCcaccag GCGGAGCTGAGCAGGAGCAGGTGGGAGGCGGCCTGCAGGGAGGTGCTCCCTGGGGATGATCCCAAGCTCGCCG AACTGCTAGAGAGTGATTTGGAGGATTCAAGAACTTGTGAAGCTCTTTTGGACACCGAAAACTCAGAACTGCTG GTACAACTGAAGGAAGAGCTTCATGAAAACACTGCAGATCATGAGCACAATTCCGGAGATTTAATATCAGAGCTAAGAAAGTTAAAGCAGGTCTATGAGACCAGATGCTCGAATAAGGATAAGGAAGCTACTGAAGCAGTGCAGAAATTTCAACAGAAGTTAGAGGAGCTGCACGTGGCAGCCTGTAAGAAGGATGATGAGATTGGAAGATTGCAGGCAGAAGCTTCTGCATCCACAAATAAGATACTGGTTCTTGAGGGCAAGCTAAATGAGATGCACTCCTTGGATAAGGCGAATGATATCCAGAGCCTCAAAGTTGGGCAACCTGAGACTCATAAACACAAGCTTGCCTTCTTATCAACT ATACAATCCGAGGAAGCTGGAAATAGTCTAGAGATTATTCAAGAGAATGCAGATCATGGGGCCATCGCAGGAGATTTTAGAGCAGAGCTAAGAAAACTGAAGCAAGCTTATGAAACCCTTAGCTCAAACAAGGATAAGGAAATTTCTGCAGCACTTGCAGTGGAGGATTTTCTTTTGAACAAACTGCTGAGAATGGACAAGGACAACGCAGGGCTCCTTAAGATAAAGGAAGTGGAGGCAGCACAAGCTAACGAAGCAGCACAAAAGCTTCAACAGACTGTAGAGGAGCTGCAAGTGGCTGTCCGAAATAAAGATGATGAGATTGGCACATTGCGAGCAGAAGTGGGGCACCTTAAGATAAAACAAGTGGAGGCAGCACAAAAGCTTCAGCAGAATGTAGAGGAACTGCAAGTGGCAGTCCTAAATAAGGATAACAAGATTGGCAGATTGCAAGCAGAAGCGGGGATCCTTAACATAAAAGAAGTGGAGTCAGTACAAAAGCTTCAGCAGAATGTAGATGTGCTGCAAGTAGAATTACGAAATAAGGACGATGGAAACTGTAGATTGCAAGCAGAAGCTGCTAATCCAGAAAAAAAAGGTACTGTCTACAATTTAATTGTAACCATAATTAAATGCAGTTCTGATCAAAATTCACTAACAATTTAA